In Calliopsis andreniformis isolate RMS-2024a chromosome 6, iyCalAndr_principal, whole genome shotgun sequence, the genomic window CCTGCGGACGACGTTCTATTATCGTGTAAGATCGATCTGAAATTCCAACGGTCTCGATTTTCACTTGAAAAAGGTTCGAAAGCGTGTCTGCGTATCAAGTTCAACGAGAAGTCAGGATGACTTGGTGGTAACGGATTTCGCAACTAGCTTATTAATTTCAAACAAAAATAATCCAGTAGACTCGTAATATTTCATTATACTTTTCAGAGCTCTACAGTTAGTACTTTCTATAAACTCAACTTATTATTGGATTGCATATGAAATTACCATTTGAAATGGAGAAGTTCTTGAAATAGAGTCTATCGGTTTTAGCCATCTATATACTTCTTTACAGTAATCTACTGAATAGTAGACGTTACCATCTTTAAAGGTATTGGCAGGTCTGTGCACGTTTCATTCTTTTCACTCGAATTTATTCATAATGGTTCTATCTACTCCGCTAATATTCAAATTGAATCGTTATTCGAGGAAACGTCAGTTATCTTTCCGATCTCTAGCTTTTAGCTGAACACAAATAGAAACCAGAGTTGCATTGCTGCCTGCAGTAATCGTTACCTGAATCGTACTATTTAATTTTCATGTCTCTTAGCTTCAAGTTGATTAACCAAAGTGGGGCATCACTATAATAATTGAATTACTAGGTTTGCATCGAGCCACCTAATCCTGTTTAGCATTAAGCAAGAGACTGAAAAGGGAATTTCGCGGTCGTCGTGAAAGCCAGGTGCACTTGTAAATCAATCACCCGACCGAACTGTCCACGTGTACAATTACTAGGCCGACCTTGGACGATAGCTGTACCTGCGGCAGCCAGACGTTCAATTTTGAATATACATTCATGATAGCAACTTTTCTTGCGGCACGTGAACTAGAAAGGCAGCCACAGATAGAAGTGAACGTTGTAATTTAGTCGTTTGAAGACGATTTTCGACCAGACATCAAACGATTACACAGCAATCCTCTGTTTAGGCTCCATATTAATATTCGTGCTCGTTTCGTTCGGGAACGTCAAAGACATTTGGATTAATCCTCTCTTACCAACGAAGTTGGCGAAAGCAAACGCTTTAGAGTATGTGCCTTGCGATGAAATGCTGACAGTAAATAAACTGAGACGTAGGAACTTTTGATTGTCGCTAACAGATTGAAACCGCTATCGTACATGTGTTTGCATTAGTAGATAACAAATACGCGAAACTACTGTGAATATTCTTCAGTTACGCTTACAGATATGCGTGATAAGCTTCGATTCGCTTGTTATTCGTTCCCCCCTCATGCCTGTCTCACTGCTTTTTTTCCGACATCGAATTTCACCTCGTCCCGTTCCGTAAACTGGATTCAGTCGCGTCGCAAAACATCGACGTGCTTATCGCACCGCATTTTTGCCCTCTATCAAGGTGTAAAGCTAGTTTGGCACGCGGCTGATTGAATTATACCCAACCCGTGGCTCGGCATTAACGAAGATTGCGACAATCAATTGCAGTCTGTTTTCGTACTTGTTTCGGACAGGATTTACATGCGCAGACCCTAGCAGATTGACTTTAACCTTGATCGAGAAACTTCCGTAGGTTGCTCAAAGTCCACGAAAACTCAATTTTCCTCCTTTCTGTGTCTTCACCTCGGTCATGGTCAAGGGGAACGACTATAAGGGTAGGATCATCCGGTTTTCTCCTCTAATCTGTTATGCCCGTAGCTGCCCCCAGTCGTGGTGCGGTTTCGAGGTTAAAAAAGCTGTAGAAGATCCTTCCAATCTGTGGAATGTTTCACAGCAGACTCCGACAGCAAGTCTATTGCACGAGCAAGGAAAATGTTTTTCCAATTAACAAACGTAACGCTTGATCTCTCTGGATCGCTGAATATGAATAGTTGTACAAGAAGTGGACGTGAATGAAAAACGAGTGCGAAGGTATCGACTAACAGGTATTACGTAACGGCGTCGATGAGCGGAATAGAGAAAAGATTCCTTGCAAAGGGGATGCCTTAAGCAGATTGATGCCATTTAGGAAGCACATCGTGGAACACGAAACACGGTTTCGGtgtttatataaaaataaaccGAAGCATTTCGTGACTTGTCCTGGAATGTCTTCCAATGATATCTCTTGTCGCTCCCGAGTTTGTGGGGAACTCTTTTTCAATTGACGAAAACAACGCTAAAGATATGTAGTCAGTGAATTGGGCGGCCAAGTTACGTAACACGGTTGGCACACAATTTTCAGGAGGGTCAAAGACGATGCATGGGCGGCAACGGCGTCGGTTAAAAGGAGGGCGAGGGGAGGCAGCTATTTTAAAGGACACAGCGTTCTTTCGCTCTCAGAGGTGTCCCGGGCGTAAAATTGACATAAAAACTATCTCCCTGACAGAGACAGAGAAGAAATACAACTCGATGGTAATATCTGGGTCCTTGAATTGGAGGCGAACGCGACGTGGGTATCAGTCTCTTCGAGGTGTGCTTTCCTTCGTTGCATAATATCGGTGAGCTCGCAGGGCTGCAAAACTGGAAGGAAGCAGCGTTGGAGTTAAAACGGAACGGTGGAATGGCGCGGCCGCGGCCGATGTAAGAAAGGAAAGGCCTCTGTGGATCGAGGCAGGCCGATAAAGCGCCCGCCGGTTGCTAGTTAcaagagaaagagggagaggaGGCAGCTGCTGAAGGGAGAAAATCGACGAAAAGGCGCGAAAGGGCGAGGAGGGAGGAGAGAGACGGTCGAGCGTTGAGCAGACGTGAGTGGAGCTCGATCAGCTGGGAACAGGGCGGCGTTGCCAGATCGCATCGCGTGACCCCCGGCTGGCGACCGTGTCTCGGCTCCGTCGATCAATATTACCGAGATCTGGCAACCTCGGCACGCTAGCCGACTCTCCTCTTTATTTATACGTGTTGCCCGTGTTGGTTAGACAGCGCAGGCCCGCACCGATCCTTCCTTTGCTCGCTTTTGTCCTTCGTCGCTTTCGTCCCCTTGGCCTTTACCGGTTTGCCACGATTCCGATATTTTTGAAAGGTTAATTGCACTTCTTGGCCTGCGAATACTCGGACGAATATACTTGGGACCACCGAGGCACATATACTTCTGTACAGAGAAATCGTGACTTGGAAGGTATGCCATTTCCTTCGCATTACCGCAGACAAAAATGTTTTTAGTCCGATGTATATAAATCCGTGCGATCAGGGACGTACGAACGCGCCAAGTGCAATGCGCTCCGAGAGGCAGTCTGAATGAACGCGTGTCGTTCAACCTCCCTTGGCTGACTCGTTTCTCGCCACGGATTTGCTTAGATATTATATCGAACCGTCACGCATCGTTCTGAGCACGAAAGTGCCGCACGTGCGTGAACCACTAGGAAAGCTTTTTCAGTCTTATCTTATCGTTCCAAGTGTATCTTGATGCGGAGGAATTATTTTTTTCCAAAGTCGACGACCACTCTTTCCGTTCAACCAAAATGGAATCATTAGCCGCGACACGTCCTTAGCTAGTGAGACAAAGGTTCCAATTTTCttcgttaaaaaaaaaatacttgTAACTGCAGTAGTCTCTAGAGGATTTCCACTGCAGCTACGAGGAACAAGAATGCCGCTAATTACACCCCTATTAGAGTATCCTTTTTCACCTTTACTTTCCTGCCCTCTCGCCTCAGCACGACCGTTCTTGCCAGCGCCGCATCAGCGACTCGGTCAAATTAATTGCCAGTCGTGTCTCTGGTTTGCTAATAATAATCGATATGTGTCTAGAAGATGTTGAAAGCGATTCTGAAATCATTGTCCATATCTTATGAACGGAATATAAACTCGCAGAGATAGATGGCACTCTCTGGGCTCCTGTAGAAGTCAGGAAATTAATTTGTGAGCTCACTCAACGTTTACTATGGGTGCTATCAAAATGTTTGACAGATGATTCTTCAATTTCCGCTAGACTTTGTGGAGGCCTTCTCTATCACTCGATAAAAATGGCTTCTAGCCTTGGAAATTCCCACGCTCCTTCGCTTCCTTTCGCCATTTCACTTCTCGGTCGTGTACGGTACGCGGCCGAACAATTGCGCGAACTTTGCTATATGGAATTTTATATAAACGATTTCCACGCGTTCGTCGCGAGTTGCAAAGGTCGATATACCCAGCCCCTCTACCATCACTCGCACGATTCTACATCCGCCACCTCTGCAACTTGTGTTCCGCAGTGTCGGTTTCGTTACACATCCACTTATCCTTTCGTGTTGATCTACACGCGTGCACGTGGTGCTTTCCACCAACGGCCTAGTTTTTTTGGGAAAAGGGAACACGAGAGCTATCAGCTAAACGTGGTTTCCCACGCGGTCGACCTCATGCTGGAACATTCCTCGCACTTACACATCACAAATTTTACAcatcaaaaattcaattttcttgtaCGTGTTCGTCAACTACTGTACATTGCATAGCGTGTTTCAACACTGGTGATATAATTCCTAAGATGACAGAAATGATCTTCTTTCGGGGTAAATGTTCTTAAAACACTCTGTATAGTTAATGTTGAAATGTGACGTGCTACGTCAAGCACATTTCTTTGGTACCAGGTTCAAACAAAACGCCAACCTGACAGTTTCAGTGTGAGTCTGTGCAGTCATCCACCCACGTGTTACGTGGGCTTTGAAATGCTCACACATGGTGTGGAATAGGGAATGTTTCCTGCCTATATACGGTTCTGTATGACACACATTTATTATTACCCAAAATGCACATCTGCACCTACTCCTAACGGAAAGGTGAATTAAAAGTGCATGGCGTTGGTTGCTGCATAGTAATGTATTCAAAGTTGAGGGAGTGGACAAGCTTGCCAAATAAGGATTCCAGGACGTTGAAAATTGTATAAACGGTGGCTACATCAAGGACGCTCTATGCTTCTTTATTGCAACAGCCTGTAACGTTGCACTCGGAAGAGCGAAACTCGTATTGGACGTAGCCAGAAAGCAGTCTGTACATGGTTGCATTCGTCCCTAGAAACCGTTGAATTTCTTCCCTCGTGGAAGCCACACAAAGTCGGTTAACTTGGTTCAAGGTTGCTCGCTCGTACGCGTTGAAGTGATTTCAAATTTATTTCGTCATAAATTTGTATGTAATTCTGAATAAACAATTCTGCGAGAAATAATTCTTACTTAAGTTTCAAGACTACTCAGTGATATGAAAAATACATGGGACAGTGTTCTTGGAAAGAATTTTTTGGAATAGCTGTGCCCCCTAAGCTAATATCCGTTACAATTCGTTACAtcaacttcttttttttttttttttttaaatataaaattcaaatatttaaaattttaaacgaGTTGTACGGTTCCCAAAGTTAATATTTGAAATTGTGAAATTAGTTATACTTTTGCGGGTGTATGGTTCCTTTCCGgttttgaaatttgagtatctgTTACAATGCTAACGTGGCAACGATGCAGGCAATTGAGAATGTATGTACGAGGACATACAACCGCTTCGCGTTACATCCGCGTGTGTCGTACAAAAAGAGAGGAAAAGGTTCCTTGACGGTTAATCTTTTAAGCTTCGCCTTTTCTATTTAGCGCTCATTCAATGCCGCATCGCTTTATGTCCGCGTCGTTTGCGACAGTTGATTGTGCTGTGGGCCAAAATGGCAAGGCTGCCAAATCGTGCGGTGAAACATTTCCAATAATTTTCATCCACGGTCAAAGAAAGAGAGAAACCGCAACAGCAGAACATTTCAATGTATGAGTATTCGAAACAGCGCAGCACATGGGTCTTCTGTTAACGCGACTGATATCGCCCGCTTAATATTGTAATCAGTCTACTGTATTTTTCTCTGCACGCATCAGCGTTTTTACGATAAGGCAACCAGAGTCCTGTATTTGTCGAAATAAATTGAACGTGTAAAATAATACAGGTCAGGAATACGATCGATGGTACACTTCCTGCCCGATTACCCTCGCGCACGTGCAACGAAATAATGCTATATGCGAATCAATTTTTATATTCGTTTCCTATTGTGTCGCGAGTATTCGACAGTTAAATGTATCCGAGATACCAAGCCAGTGCTTGTAAACAGGAAAAGATGATTGATTGTATCGATAATACCGTGCCACGGTTATGAAAGGTTGTTTATCGACCAAAAGATACAACCTATATTGCTTCCTTTGTTCTTTTGTTGACAGCGCTTAACTGACTTGTGGACTAGTGGCGTTCATTGTAATTAAATACATACGTAGTAATCTAATTCCCTTTCAGAGACTTTGTCTGTATATTCATGATCTGATAATGTTTCTATATCGCACTAATTCTACTATGCTAGATAAACACTGATTGCTCTTTGATTTACTGTAGTAGACATTCTTCGAAGTCTAAAATTCTATTCTTGAACAGCTGTAAATTGCTCGAAAGACGACACCATTACATGTTTGGAAAATATCGTATCGATTTTGTTTGAAAGGTTGAGAAAGAATGGTCTACTAAATAAGAGTGATGTAACGGGGCTAGAAGCATTTTCGACGAAATGTAGTATTACGTTGACAGTAGATATCACGAATTTATTTTTCTGTCCTCGAACTATTGATGTGAATATTGCTTTCGAATCGTCTATGCAGATGACGGACAACTCCGAAATCCGATATTTTATATCACCTCTCTTACATCACTGTTTTCTACTGCTTCATAACGTTTCTCATACGAACAGCATAGAAATTCCTAGAAATTTATCAAAACAGAATTCCGAGTCCAATTGAAAGTGATGAATTTTTAGTTCTTTAATACTCAACGACATATGAGAAATCTTTCTTTTTAGTCGTAAATGGCAAGTATCATGAATGATGCAATGGCGTCGTTTGCTGATGTGGCAAGCGTCTCAAAACGCTTAGCTTCAGATCCGTTAGAGAACATGTACGTGACGAAAATGGCGACGGAAATGGCGAGTGGCTCGTTGTGGCGACATCTGCGGGCAATAGACAGGCGTTAGTTTTGATTTCACGCAGCACCGAGTGGTGTCGCTACAGTGTCGACAGAGCACGTTCCAGGGCCGATCAAAATTTTCACAAGGGCCCTGGATAAACAAGAGAacaattaataaaattaattaattctaaGCTCTGCATATTTTGATTCGaggaaaaaattttttttaataatttctatAGTAGATAATTTTCAACGATATATTTAAGTTCAATTAAACttaatattatttcaattttaatgtTACAGTGTGCAGATTTCGTAAAGGCAGGAGCAGAACAAGGACTAACACCTTCCGATGTTGTGCTTGCTGCTGACATTACATTCTCTTGCGTAGCTGATCCTCAGGCTGCCAAAGACGTGAGTTGCTACCCTAACTCTTATGTGGTAACTTGTGTTCAAGTATATTTACAAGAAATCATTTTTTTCCAGATGGTCTTCGGAAATTGCGGTGTCCTCACAGAAATATCTCCAGAGAAAGGGTACGTGGAGATGACTGGTATCGACGCTGAGACTTCCCAAGACATTGCTGAAGCAATAACCGCGAAAGGCGGTCGTTACTTGGAGGCCCAAGTACAAGGTAGCAAGACTCAGGCTCAAGAGGGTACCTTAGTGATCCTCGCAGCTGGTGATCGAACTCTATTCGACGAATGTCAGTCCTGTTTCGAAGCAATGGGAAAGAACAGTTTCTATTTGGGAGAAGTGGGCAATGCTTCCAAGATGAATCTTGTACTTCAGCTAATGGCTGGCGTAACTTTGGCTGGTTTGGCTGAGAGTATGGCTCTTGCGGATCGCGCTGGTCTCCAACAGAAGGATGTCCTAGAGGTCTTAGAATTAACCTCATTGGCGTGTCCTGCGATTTTGGATAAAGGAAAAGGTATAACGATGTTCTTGACTTCTTTTTGAGTCTAGATATAAATGTAGACTTACTGATTGAATAATATTATCGTTTCAGCCATCATCGAGGGTGGTTTTCCAACGCAGTTACCGCTGCAACACATGCAGAAAGACTTGAGACTCTCTTTAGGAATGAGCGACCAATTAGAGCAACCCTTGCCGCTAGCTGCCGCGGCGAACGAAGTCTACAAACACGCTAAACGCCTTGGTTACGGGGAACACGATGCCTCTGCTGTTTATATCAGAGCCAGGTTCTAACGGAGCATGCATCGTCGAGCTTTCGCTATACCATATTTATTGCAATATCAAACGTTGTTTCCCGTCGCTACCAGAGAAGAGTAGTGTGCTATATGTCGAAGGATAGAAAAAGAGCAACGACATTTACATAAATCCCATTGGAAACTGATTCTGAAACGAGACTCAAATTTGACATATTGAGATAGATGTGTTGCATATTTGTAGGCCTCGTTCAGTTTAACGCGATGACGAATGTATAAAGTATAAATGTacttttttttacatatttttcaaGATGACTCTTTTCGCGaatgtattttttttctttccccTTTTTTTATGCATTGCACAGCAACTACTTTTCTCGCTAACAGCGTGTGGGTTTTGATACTCGATCTCTCGGATCGCTTTCCGACTTCGGTCTCGGCAAACGCACCCCTCGCTTAAAAACTTGACAAGAGACTTGGGACGTGTCGAAAATGTGCCTTACGAAACCTTTTGAAGCAAGGCTTCTTAATTATTTCTTGATTTTCCTTTATGTTGCACGGTAAAagcttcaaatattttaaatgattCAGTGAAATGGATTTAAGATACAGGATAATGATTAGAGAGAACGATCGTTCTTAGAAAGAAAAAAGTGGTAGGGGTATATTATATGATCTATTGGTGCAATTATAAGGTATAATTCAAGGGGATAAAAGTCTCTTTTGTAAAAATGTTTTAGCAATATATTCGGAGTATCCTTTAAAAAGAATGTCAAGTAAAGAGCTAGGCCATATATTCTCAGgttttcttttctttattttacCCTAACACGAAGGAACAATTGTACATTTTAATTTTactttatttctatattctttGCATGCGTTTTAAGCGTTAAGCAGTGAATCTATAAGTACTTAGTCTTAAATTAGTGTCTTATAAAAAAGATACTGAAGAATATATGGACTCCTTTTATCATCGGATTAATCGTTCTGGGAAACTTCTGATATATTGccataaaaatttcaattttcattaGCGATTAGAAATATTTTGCGCCTAGCGCGAATACAGCTTTCGTTCTAATCGACGTGGCTCTTAATTAAATTAGCCGAAATAGCGCGAAATTGTTTTACGATCATCATAGTAGCATTACAAGAAAtggaaaatatgaaaatgtATCAAGTTCTAATTAACATGTACGTATGCTACTATATACGGAGGCTTTTCGGACTCAATTGACGTCCCTTTAATAAGATTAAATCATTACTTACATATAGATTTATATTAAGTCGAGACACGTGGTATGGGGATGTGGTTTCTTCATGGATCAATCAACTAGTTTACAGAATATTCTCTTTTTCTTCGCGTTAGCTCATGTTACGGCAAGAGACGATTGCTCCTTTTACTTTGGAAATTCCATTCAGTCGCCATAATTACATTCTACCTTGTTTCAAGCTTTCGCAACATCGCAAAATGAATTTTTCATCTTTTCGCGAAATTTGATTGCTTGTAACATGAAAGAAACATGCTCAACGATCCACCACCGATTTTTCTACCGACTCTAATAATTGATGGTATCGCATGTTCAGCGAACATGAACGTATCCGCACAGTTCTTAGAACGATTTCCATGGTTAATACGTACTTTGCTCTCTCGCTTCCTTTATCGCGCGCTCATGCTTGGTGTTAAGATCATTTTACAGAAAAGAAAGGGAGTATCTTCTTGACAAGAAGATGAGAGAAGAATGGGGCGCACTTCCGTTTCCCAGAACAGTCGTGCGAGTCTCACAAGCGACATGCGACCAAGTCGAGAGCGACCGAAAGGTTACGGAGTTTGTTCTTGGAGTGATCGGTACGAGTTCGAAACAAACTCTTAGGGTGCGTGGGAAATTACGTACCGTATAGCTGTAACAGTGGCTAGGTGCCCATATCACACATACTTGTATATGTAATTAGACTATCGATAGCGTTCTAACGTTACAATGATATATTGTACATGTACGAAGCGAAAAACAGGAATGACAGAAATAgaagaaatattaaatattctacAGTAAACATGAAGAAacgaaaaaatataaatatataaatatatatatatatattacacaTATAGCTAGTAAAGAGTATAAATCACAGAGATGGAGGAATACGTGTGTGAGTGCGAGTGTGGGTGAATGCGAGTAATGTCATGAGCATCGCGTCAGTAACTGACGTTATATGTTTTGTCACGAAATACACTGGTTTTTGAATAAATATCTATTTGAATTACGAACATTCATATTCAGTACCCGTGGAACGTTCACGGTCTCAATACACTCATACGTAATTCTCTTCTCCTCTAACTTTGCGCTCCTTTatccttatattatatttttacaaaTAATTCCTATGTATACAATGTATAAAACATTAAAACGCTCAGTACTATGAGAGCTACTATCTCCAGATAAGTATTCAACAGACTGCGAAAAGATTGGTGCAAAAGAAACAATCATCGTTGATATGATTTGGAGAAGTCAGTCAAAGCACGTGCCGCGTTTGTTCAGTTCATAGGCGCCGCGAGTGAGCCAAATGATATTGTATGATTACAGAAGTCGGGTCGTGTGCGCACGCGTCTCTGCCACGGTTGGACGTGTGCGTGAAAGTATAGAGACCCAGAGTGGGGTTCGAGGGCGGGTGAGGGAGCAAGGTGGGGGCAGAGGGGTGGAGCAGCCGCCGTCTGATGACACCTGTAGCTCGACCCCCACGATCAGTTCAGCCGCGACCGTCCACGCGCCGTCTTGTTACGACGTTTTTGCACAGCCACCACTACATACACATACACACGTATCCGTGCATTCTCGCGCACGCACCCGCTCACATATACATCACACCTACCGGACCACACAAACGCGCGCTATTCGCGTGTATCAGTGCCGCGTAAGGAACGCCAATAAGCGCACACGTGCAAACGGGTAATTTTTATCCTTTACCACGTGACAGAACGTCGTGCGCATCTGCCATTATCGCAAGCGAACTGTCATCGTGCTCTTTTTCGTCTGAGATAAGGAAGAGAAGGAACGCCGAGAAGTGATCGTCGTACATCCAGTATGTAACCACGGACATCGTTGCTCTACTCGACAATCGACGTTTCATAAGCATTCTTTCTCCCCATATCGACCAGCCTTCTGTTCACTTACGTCGGTGACAACTGCTGCCAGCTCCCTCTACCCGTTCGAAGGAAAGCTTCTACGTTTGATTCCTAGCGTTGATAGATGCTCAATACGATTGACGCCTATGTAGATCCTAGGAACAAGGTCGTTGATGTAGAGCGTTACTTTCTAGAGGATCGAGCGCTTCGATCACGGCATCTAGTAAGTATCTATTCGACAGACGTTCCTTTTCCATTGAATCGAGGTACTTTTGTGCCCCGTACGGTTACGTACGATCGGTATCGAACCGTTTACCGTATGCAAAGCTCGCGTCCGCGTAATCGTTCGCATCGATAATTCCCGTGGAAGCGAGGCGAAACGAAGTTTCTCTAATCGACGTCAATGCGAGACGATCGTGATCTCTCAGAGGTATTTCTTGGCACGATCTTACGAACGACCTTATTCCTAGGGAATACATAATTGGTGGTGTTGCGATTGTGCGCAAGAAAACAGAACGTGGCCTGTATGGCCGGCAATGCGAGACGAAGGTGGCGGAGGGGCATGTTTCTCGCGCGTGTTTCGTGGTGTATGTCGCACAGCACACGGAAGCGAGAGATTCCAGAAACCGTGCCTCTGATCACGTGCGTGTGCTCCTCTACAGTGAAGTGTGCACGTCAACTACGCGGTGACGTATGTTTTCACGCGAATTCGCATCAATACCCTCTCCCTTCGATCCGCAAAATCGAGGAATTAGCACGCGACTTCCGTAAGTATGGAAAGTTAGCAAAAGCTACTTCGCACATTTTTCAAACGACactgtgtatttttacttcGTGAATCAACGACTCCTATCTCGATGTCATGGTCGCTATCTTTTGCTTTGAAAAATGGAACCTCGTCGAACAATATTCgttaaaaaagtttcaaagtgCATATCTTAAACAGAGATAGCTACGATTTCGTATGGCGTATTCACGAATATATTCTTCTTCACCAGATGCTCCGATCGTCAGAGAAACTGATCGCCGTTTATACGTGCATCGAGTTTGAAAAATATGTAGTTCGCGTCGCCGCGCTATCTTTCTAGTCCTTTCTTTTTATA contains:
- the Ndf gene encoding nucleosome-destabilizing factor: MSEVFKLGDLVWAKMKGFSPWPGRVSNPSKDLKKPTNTKKGPVQCIFFFGTNNYAWIEESNIKPYQEYKDTLVKSSKSGAFKDAVEAIEEFIANGEVFEDGLDPDSLFDRLKEESISEKKNIAKTPKPRKETPKTKRLDTSASDVRRPAKKQRRESSTSNSNRIGSISPALNHSTPPRKSGSTLLNRPANIARPVTPPLDVETLSQTLKEKNILPSTLKFGFLGLGIMGSGIVKNLINSGHSVIVWNRTQEKCADFVKAGAEQGLTPSDVVLAADITFSCVADPQAAKDMVFGNCGVLTEISPEKGYVEMTGIDAETSQDIAEAITAKGGRYLEAQVQGSKTQAQEGTLVILAAGDRTLFDECQSCFEAMGKNSFYLGEVGNASKMNLVLQLMAGVTLAGLAESMALADRAGLQQKDVLEVLELTSLACPAILDKGKAIIEGGFPTQLPLQHMQKDLRLSLGMSDQLEQPLPLAAAANEVYKHAKRLGYGEHDASAVYIRARF